The DNA region GGCCGTCGTGGCACTCGAAACAGCTTCTGCCCGTGTTCCCGCCGCTGAAATCCGCTCCGTGGCAGGTGGCGCACTCATCCAGCCCGCGGATCGTGGCCTCGAGGCCGTGGAAATTGGCGTGCGCCGGATCGAGGAAGCCCTCGTCGGGGTGCCCGCTGGGACCGTTATGGCAATCCCAGCAGGTGACATTGGTGTAACCGCCCCTCAGGTCCGCTCCGTGGCAGGCCGCGCAGTAGTTTTCACCATTGGTGTCGTAACGGTCGCCGTGGAATGCGTTGCCCCTGTCAACAAAACCGGTGGCCGGGTGCCCGCTCTCGGATGGATGGCAGGTATTGCAGCTCTGGCCGCTGGTGCCGCCGTTGAAATTCTCACCGTGACAGCGTGCGCAGTCTTCCAGCCCACGAGTTACGGTAGCCTGGTTATGTCCTCCACCATAAAAACGAACGGAGTATTTCAGCCAAACAGCTTCCCTAGGATGTCCGCTGGGTCCGTTGTGGCAGTAGTAACAACTCGTACCACCATGTTCCTTACCGCGGTAGTCCTCACCGTGGCATTCCGTGCATCCCCCGGTTCCCTCGGTCGCCACAACGTCACCGTGGTAATTGGCACTGGAAGAGAGGAGGTAGCCCTCCGGATGGCCGCTGGGACCGTCGTGGCACTGGTAGCACGAGGTGCCGCCGTGGTCCTCGCCGCGGTAGTCCTCGCCGTGGCATTCCCCGCACGAGATCAAGCCGACCGCGGCGATTTTCCGCCCGTGGAAATCCTCGCTGGTCGATTTCATCCAGTCCGCCGGATGGACATCGCCGGCCGGATCGTGGGGGCTCTTACGTTCGGCGCAGCCGCCGGCCAGGGCAAGCGCCAGAGCCAGCGGCATGACAGACAAGATGTAGAGGCGCTTGGTCATTGATCTTCTCTATTCGCCGTGGCAGACCGCGCAGACCGGGTCGGCCCCGGTTTCCTCGCCGTGGCAGGACGTGCACTGTTCCAGGTTGATCCGCGCCTCGATCGCGTGACGGCCGCCGGAGGTCCGGCTGGCCCACAGGCCGCGCTGATGGGAACGCGGATAGACATTCTCTTCGAAATGGCACTCGGCGCAGAAATCCCTGCTCTCGTGGCAGGCCGCGCATTCGATGCGGCCTGAGCGGACGTCCAGCGGGTGCTTGAATTCGTAGCCCGGCGGGTGGGGACGGTTGCCGAAAAACAGGTTGTCGCCCTGGTGACACTCCATGCACCAACTGCGTTGGTGGCATGCCATGCAACTCTCTGCATTGTCGATCTTGGCATCGTCTCCGTGCTGGCGGTGGCGGATCCATTGCGAGAAGTTGTGGTCGGCAGGAATTTTACCGCGCTTCTCCTGTATCTTGCCGCGTCCCTCAAGGTGGCAGGTTGTACACGCATTGGGAGCCCGCATCCCATTGTGGCAGTCAATGCAGAGGTCCATAACGGGGTAAGTTCCCATCCCGGGCAGATGCAAATCAGCCGCACTTGCAGAAGACGAAACGCCCTTGTGGCAGAGGTCGCAGGCGAATTCCTGCTCGATGTGCACCTGGTGGTTGAACAGGGGGCTGTAGTCCTCGACCCGATAGTAAACATCGAGGTTATCCATGTCCGGGTGGCACAAGGAGCAGTTGTCGGTATCCTCGATGTCGTGGCAGGCCTCGCAAACGTCCATGCCGGGTATCAGGTTGTCCGTGCCCGAGATGCTTTCGGCGGCTCCGGCGTGGCAGGTCTCGCACTCCAGCTCCATCCCTTCCACATGCATGTCATGGGGGAAAATGATCGTAGGCTGGCTGCCGGTGGAGGATACCGCCACGGCTGCGAGCGCCAGTGCCAGCGCCAGGACTGCCGTGCAGGCGAGATTTATTTTTCGCTTAGTGGTTTTCATGGCCCATGCTTGTAGTGTGTCTGAAAGCGCTGGTGAAATTGACGTTCAGGTTGATCAGCACGCGCCAGTCCTTGCCGAACATGTCGTTGTTGACATCCTCGAACTCGATACCCGCCTCCACAACCTCGCTCGGTTTCCAGTGCATGCCGAAAATAGTGCTGAACAGGTAGTCGCGGTCGGACTCGTTGTCCAACTCGTAGTAGCGGAAGCGCGAGTAATCGAATGTGCCGAACAACTCGAACTTGTGGTGCGCCAGCGGGAGGCTGCCGCCGAGGGCGAACCCATCCTCGTCGCCGCCGAAGCCGTGGCCCATGTAGTAGTTGGCCCAGCCGTAGGGGCCGGAGGCGCCGAGGGTGAGATAGCCGCTGGTCTCGTCCTCCATCATGATCGAGGAGTAGCTGGCGTTAAGCGAGACCTCGTTTTTCAGGAAGATATTCACGCCGCCGCGGAGCTGGTTGTTGCCCTCCGGCTCGAACTTCCGGCGGTAGTAGCTCTGGTAGAACAGGCGCGGCTGGTAGTGTTTGAACTCGCCGAAGAAGTTGAACTTCTTGTGGCCCTGGTAGCGCAGCCGGACCTGGCCTTTCTGGATCTGGTCGGTCAGCATGTTAAAGTCCAGGCGGCTGTAAAGCTTGAACCCGTTGGGCAACGTGGCGTCGGCGTTGACCCCGAACTCGCGGAAAGCGGTTTCACCGTAGCGGTTTTTCTGGTACCAGCCCGCTCCGATAGTCAGTTCGGAGACAGGCTTCACGCGGACATACAGGCCGCCGGAGCCGGCCCTGTCATAGCCTCTGGAGTCGAACTTGCGGGAGAAGGGGCTTTCCGAGCCGACATAGCCGGTGAACTTGAATTTAGGACTTTTGCTCAGTTCGAGCTTGACCCCGTCCAGCGTCATGCTCCCCGGGCCCAGGTGCAGCCACTGGCGGCCCACGCTCAGTTTACCGCCCCGGGTGTCCCACTGCAGATAAGCATTGTACATCCGCCAGTTGGGGTCGGAGGAGTAATCGACACTCAGGTCGTCGGAGAGGCGCATGTAGGTATTGAAGCTGACCGAGTTCTTTTCGCCCACGCCCTTGAGCTTGAGGCGCAGGTACTGGTAGAAACGGTAGTTTTCGTCGGATTCAGCGAGGTCGTCGTGGTGCAGGTGCTCGTAGCTGTAGAGACTGGAGCGGGCCTGGCCGGTATAGAGGAAAGTCATCGCCCGGCTCAGCGACGGCAGCAGGAGGCAGACCGTCAGGGCGCAAATCGCAAGTTTTGGTTCAAGCCTGGTCATCGGTTCAATCTAGCTTAAGGAGATCGTGCCGGAGAGGGCTTGTCCGGCCCCGGTAGGTTGCAACATCGCAACATTTTAAAAGTTTGATAATACTTTGTCAACAGTTTTCTATGTTATTGATTGACTGGATATTATGAGAATGATAATTAATTTAAAATACCCTTTCCGACACCGGAATTCAGATTGTGCTTAATTTCACCATCCCGGTCTGAGTGGATTAACGAAGTGAACCGGAAATGGTATCACCGGCGGAGATAATTGTTGCAATGCGGGAAAAGAAGGCGGATTAGCTTGAGAGGTCCACCTGCTGGACAGGGAAGGGAAATGGCCGGATTATGTCCGTTCGATCATTCCTTGGCCGCTGTCGAATCACCCAGCGACTGCAGTTTGTGCAGCAGGTCGATCAGGTCCTGGTCGCGCTGCCGGGCAGCCTCATCGAAGGATATTACCCGCTGCAGGGGCCCGTACCTCCCATCAAAAAGGGATGTGGAGAGTGAGATAATCAAGTTGCCGGAGGAATCGAACTTATGGTAGACCGGCGAGTGCTCGTCCCAGCCCAGGTAAATCAGCTCCTCGAGCAAAAAATCCGGTATCTCGCTAACAATCGATGGTTCGGCCGCAGGCCGCAGGTCGAGCAGAAACTCGTTCGGGATCCCGCGCGGAACAGACGGCAGGGGACCCTCCGCGTCGTCGCCGCAGCCGATCGCCAGCAGGACAGACACGGATAGCAGTAATGAGATAGCCAGCCTGGTCAACTCGCACCGTTCCGTCGTATTATGGAAAAAGGCCCGGAAATTACCCCTCCTAAGATTGTAATAAGCATTCCGGAAGATAATTGCAAGTTTTTCTCAAAGAGAAAAAGGCCGATAGTTCGGATAAAAGACAACCGGGCGGTCAGCGGGTGGCGGTATAGAGATAAGTTACCCCGAAGGTGAGCTTTTTCGCCGACGGCTCTCGGAAGCCGGCCTCGTGCAGGCTGGCGGTTATCCGCGCCGGGGGCAGGAACGACTGGATCGAGCTGGAGAGGTAGCTGTACGCCCCGCTGTCTGCCGAGAGCAGCCTGCCGGCTGCCGGCACGGCGATCCTGAGGTATGGTTTATAGAGCGCGCGCAGGAACCTGCCCTCCGGCGGAGCGAATTCCAGGATCGCCACGGTCCCGCCGGGCCGCAGCACCCGTGCGATCTCGCCCAGGCCGCGGGCGAGGTCCTCGAAATTGCGCACGCCGAAGGCTACCGAAACGAAATCGAATTGCCCGGCTCTGAACGGCAGCACCAGGCCGTCGGCGCAGCAGGTGGAGAGCGCAAACTTGCTCCGGGAGAATTTAGCGGCCGCCGCGGCGCACATCCGGCTGGAGAAATCAGCGGCCACAACCCGGCAGCCGCCCTCCAGGCCGCGGGCCAGCTCCAGGGCCACAGCGCCGGTGCCGCAGCAGAGATCGAGACCGGTCCGGGGGTTGCGCGCCGCCACGGCGCGGGTGAGCGCGCGCCGCCAGGCGCGGTCGCGGCCGCCGCTCAGCAGAGCGTTGAGCAAGTCGTAGCGGCCCGCGATCCTGTCGAACATGGATTGGACGTCAGTTGCTTTCGGCAAACCGGTCGATCCCCAAAAAAGTAACCGGCAACCGCTTTGGCCGCGGTCGCCGGATTTTTTCTCGTGACAATGATCCGTGGCAGCTACTGGCTTTTGAGTTCCTCCACCATCGCGGCCATGTTCTCGGCCGGGACGTCCTTGGGCACGTCGTGGGCCGGGCTGAACACGTAGCCGCCGTCGCGGCCGATAGTGTCGCACAGCCAGCGGG from Candidatus Glassbacteria bacterium includes:
- a CDS encoding ubiquinone/menaquinone biosynthesis methyltransferase; the protein is MPKATDVQSMFDRIAGRYDLLNALLSGGRDRAWRRALTRAVAARNPRTGLDLCCGTGAVALELARGLEGGCRVVAADFSSRMCAAAAAKFSRSKFALSTCCADGLVLPFRAGQFDFVSVAFGVRNFEDLARGLGEIARVLRPGGTVAILEFAPPEGRFLRALYKPYLRIAVPAAGRLLSADSGAYSYLSSSIQSFLPPARITASLHEAGFREPSAKKLTFGVTYLYTATR